The Melospiza georgiana isolate bMelGeo1 chromosome 1, bMelGeo1.pri, whole genome shotgun sequence genome contains the following window.
ggatctTGTCTCCAGACTTATCAGTGGCTCTGTCGAGACGCTTGGACTCCAGCACTATGAAGAGGGACTCAATAAAATCTTCTATTCTCTTCTCCACAGTCTCACACTCATcataactgggataaaaggcCACATCTGTGCGGGGCTGCTCTGCAATCTCTCCTTGAAGCCCAAAGACAAACAAGCGGGAGTCGTACAGAGTAGAGCCGTACATTTCCTTCTGAAGATGGAATTTTTCAAAAGTCTGAGGCCATTCCTTGGCTGAAGAGCACTCTGTGATGGTGATCAGCCCCACGACCTTGCGGTGCGTCTGAAAATCGCCCCACTCGTTGTTCTCCGGGGGGTAGTGGTGCCTGTAGCGGATGTAGAGCACCCGCTGCGAGTCGCGCACGTTCACCTGGCTCACGGCCGAAATGCGCTTGTAGATCCTGAAAAAGCTCTCTTCAGGGACAATGCCAACGGGCTGCACCACCACCAGGAGGGTCTGATGATCCTCGGCACACTGCATGTAGTCAGGAACGCTCATTTTGCATCAGCTGCAGGCTAGTGAAAGAAAAACACGGGTTATTTTTTAACCTTCAGAAGTGCACTGGGTTGTTGAATCAAACCAGGGCTTGATGCTAAACATTTCTGCAGCCTGAATTTATGTGCTACAATACCACtgtttctttcattattttactGAATCTTCAACCATGCAACCTACTGACATTACACTGTGCACAAGGACTACTTTTAGTCACTTATCAAATAAAACTCTGTAAATAAGGACTTTCCAAGTGAATCTTACTCCCTGTGCAGCTACACAAGTCTCTACCACAGCCACTGGGCAGAAATACCAGCTCAGGACAGCCTGTCAGACTCAGGCTCTTCAGTCTCATTTTATTAGGGAAATATGCAAAATTGTGTGGGGTTAGGTGCAAACAGGCACCAAATCAGGATCACCAAACTTTACACAGTGGTGAGTGATCACACATGgccaaggaaaggaaaatcagaacCAGAACAcctatttttaaggaaaagcaAAGTCTTGCTTTCTCAAAACACACACAGGTAAGGACCAGgcaatgttttctgctttaaCATTTAAGTATTTAGAAAACCTTTTCTCCTGAGCTCTCTAAAACAAATTACTGCACTGCAGCTGAGTCTTGAATGAAGATGCACATCCCTGAATCCTTTCATGTCTGAGACCTCCTGGACCCCACGGATCCCTTCGTGAATTTCACCTCCAAAGCCCTGAACCGTAAATACCAcccaaaaacacaaacaaaaccccaaacctccacaaaaacaaacacacggacaaaacaaaacaaactcagCCCAGCTTTAGACTTGACACCATTGGTTTTACAAGAAGAACGACGAGTTCCGAGCCCACCAGGACACAGGTGACAGAGAAACAGCTGCCTGGAGGAAAGGCTCCTCACAACTATGGACTGTAGCTCCCGTGTCCCACCGCACTGCTGGGGAActgcccagcagccccatcccaggtgcagccCCATCCTCAGGGTACAGCCCTGTTCCAGGAtacagccccatccccagggtgcagccccatcccagggtgcAGCCCTATCCCCAGGGTACAGCCCTATTCCAGGatacagccccatcccagggtgcagccccatccccagggtaCAGCCCTATTCCAGGatacagccccatcccagggtgaagccccatccccagtgtgcagccccattcccaggaTACAGCCCCATTCTCAGAGtgcagccccattcccagggtACAGCCCTATCCCCAGggtacagccccattcccagggtgcagccccatccccagggtgcAGCCCCATTCTCAGGGTGCAGCCCCAttccagggcagcagccccattcccagcgTGCAGCAGCACCGTCCTGCCACTTCCCCCAGCAGAGGCCGCAGCGGCTGGGAGCTCCCCCCTTTCCCTGTCCCCGGGCCGGCCAAGTTTAGCAGGGAAAAGGAATAAACTGCAGAAGAGCCAAGCGCAGCAGAGGCGCGGCGGAGGCGCACACCCCCCTGAGCCCCGTCAGGGACAGCGAAAGGCGcgggggagctgctctgggggagcGGCTGCCGGGTGGCAACCGGGAAAGGGGCACCGACAGCCCGGCAAGAGCCGGTCTTTGGCTAGTGAGGGCGGGCGGTAACCGAGGAAAGGGCACTGACAGCCCGGGCGGGAACCGCTCTAGGACGGGGGGACGCGGCTGCCGGCAGGAGCCGGTCAGTGGGCAGCGAGAGCGGGCGGTAACCGGGGAAAGGGCACTGACAGCCCGGGCGGGAATTGCTCTAGGATAGGGGGACGCGGCTGCCGGGCGCTAAGCGGGGAAGCGGCACTCACAGCCGGGACGGGGGGACGCGGCTGCCGGGCGGTAAGCGGGGAAGCGGCACTCACAGCCGGGACAGGAACCGCTCTAGGACAGGGGGAAGCGGCACTCACAGCCGGGACAGGAGCCGGTCTAGCACAGGGGGACGCGGCTGCCGGGCGGTAACCGGGGAAGCGGCACTCACAGCCGGGACAGGAGCCGCCCCGCTGCCGCCGGAACTGACGGCAATGGCCGCTCCGCCCCGCATGCGCGGCGGGCCATGGCGGGAGAGTCGTGAGGGGAGCGCGGCGATTCTCCGCTGTCGTCCGCCGTGCTGCTCCCGGGGATTCCACAGGGACTGGGAGCCTGTGAACACGAGGCATTGCTCCAAGAGCAACGCAAAACAGGAGTGGACGAACGAGTGATTCACCTGGTGAACTTCAGCCGACTGTGTATGAAAACCTACAGGGCTCTAGCTAGCCCTTAGAACGAAGTGAGCCTTCCTGGCATTCCCAAATCCCGAAACTGGTCTGGTGTCATAgaatcatccagtccaactgtcagcccagcagtgccactgtAACCCCTGAACCACACCGCCAGACCCAGGTTTTCACCTGAAACCCTCCCAGgaatggtgattccaccaccaCCCTGGGCAGTGTATTCCAATGCCCGACTACCcgaacaattatttttttttcttatcagcATCTCCCCTCTCTCATCTTAAGTCCATTTCCACTGGTCCTcacactgctggcacagcaaaagaggccagccccagctcacTACAAGCTCCTTTGAGGTAATAGTAGAGAGCAATgaggtccctcctgagcctcatCAAGAAGAGAGAGATCTTCCTCTGAGAGGATTTCTCAGTCACGTAGCTTAAATGGCAAAATCTTGAAGACTCTGGAAGTACAAAAACTCCAGAAGTTGAGCCTTGTATGAGAGTTCAGGTGAACTTCTGGTGGAGGATGTGGGAACCTTAATGATGCAAGTGTGAGATGCTGCATGTGGATAACCAAACCCCAgtatcagcacaggctggggaatAACTGGGTTGAGAGCAGCCCCAccaagaaggacttgggggtgctggtggatgagaggctggatgTGAGCTGGCCATGTGTGCACTTACATCCAGAAAGCCAAACATGTCCTGGGCTGATCCcacagtgtgggcagcaggtgagggagggaattctgcccctctgctccactCTGGTGAGACCTCCAGGTCTGGAATCCCCAGTACAAGAAAAATTCATGGACCTCTTCGAACAGCTCGAGAGGAAACCATGGAAATCCTCAGAAGGCTGAAGTGCCCTTCCTGTGGagacagcctgacagagttTGGGTTGctcatcctggagaagggtcCAGGGACCTTATTGCAGCCTTTCATAAGGGTCCATGTCATGAGTTAAAGTAGTGCCACTCCAACAAAGTAACTTCAATAGAACTTGCAGTGCTTGAAAAATCTGGATGTACAATTGCATTTAgggtagaatcacagaatcatttaggttggaaaagacccttaatATCATCAAGTCTAACCTAGTactgccaaggccacctctaaaccatgtccctaagagCCTCATCTACATGTCTTTCATTTCCCTTATGGGATGGTGACTCAATCACTTCCCTTGGCAGATGGTACCAATGCTTGACGACCCTTTTGGTGGAGAAATTTTTcataatatccaatctaaacctcccaatggcacaacttgaggccgtTTCCACTTGTACTGTCACTTGTTACTTGGAAGAAAACATTAACCCTCACCTGGTCACAACCTCTTTCCAGGTCTCCTCAGCCACTGTGGCACGAGCTGTGGGCTCCAGGCAGGTCTCTCTGCTCCTCTTGGCTTTCCCCAATTTAGGAGACATGAGGAAAAACAGCAGCATAAAAGGAACTGAACAAACTTTAGCCTTGACCTTCTGTTATATTCCAAAAATGGACAAAATTTCCcagagggaaaggagctggagaGATGGCAGCACCAGCTGGCCTCAGAGTCTCAGACAGAGGCTGACCAAGCCCAACAGCAGCACGGCCTcagggccagggagggatggggagtgCTCAGCCCAGTCACTCACAGCCTCCCTctcctgccaggggcagctcctgctccctttgTCCCTTCTCTGGGACACAGTGACTCACAGAGGCACCTACACCTGGCCAGGGTCTCACTGGCACAGGGgaaaagagcagctctgaggagctcaGAGGGTCCTTCACCTGTGCCTTCCCACCACCAGGCTCAATGCCCTCAGAAATCCTGGCAGGTTTATTTGTATATTGAAATCGTGAAAGACCCCGGcagtatttttaagaaattcacTGCTGGAGCAATGTCAGCTGTCTCCACAAGATGTCACAAGACAATAAGGATGAAGAAAGAAACCAATCCTTCCAGACATCCAGGCAGCATCTTAGGATATTTGTGCTTCCTTTCAGATATAACATACATACAATGGCTCACATAAAATATAATCTCAAAGGATTATACAGCCTAAGAGATAGAGATTATCTGCAATAGCTAACTATAAATGATGTCCCCAAATGCAGGAATTTTGGAATTTATCGTATACTGTTGTTATCCTTGCACTTCCAACTGTTCATGGAGCTATATTTTATCAATAAATCAGTATCATCTGTAGTCTTGGCCTTATGTACTGGGCAAATTCTGTATAAAATAGTAACATTCAGTCAATAAACTCCCTGTGTTTTCCATGTAATGATTCTTTGTGGTACATTCCTTTCTCCCCTAAATTCCATGCAAATTATTATTCTGTATTCTGGAAAAGGTCTGCTCTTCTCTCTCATATTAAGTGGAGATTATATAGTGGCCTTAGCAGATTTCTTACCAACACAAACCATCAGGCATGTTGTTTGTAAAGCATACTGGAAACTTTTTGATTGAAACCATTAATGAATTAATGCAAACAATGTCATCACTTCTGGAAGTGCTCACTCGGCCTGCAGCTCTTACCCAAACAGGCACAGGCAAACTTCTGGAGCAAGCACTCGCAGCACCAAAACCCCATCCACAAGCACCTTACAACCTTCTCATGCAGCAGGCCCACAGTGTAAATGTGGGGAATGTGCAAATAATGAAGATACAGCCCCATCATCACTTCATAGCTTACACATGCCCTCCACACCTCCCCCACAGCTCTGACAAGTGTCAGGATGACCAGACACATTCCCTGGCGCTGTACTACAGCTGCAGAGGTGTTGAGCAGCCTGTAATTACAGCTTGGGTTAACAGCTTTGTTAGCAGTGGCCTGTAATTGGGATACACACAGGAGATGCCCAGTTTCCATTAAAAACAAGCTCCccaccctcctgtgccagcctggggctgaggAGCCATGATGAGAGCTGAGGAAGGGAAagccccaaggctgctcctgcctgccctggggcagcaggaatCCACCCAGGTGGGAAGAGTGACTGGAAAGCTGCTCAGCACAAAATGACCTGCTGGAAAAGGACCTGGAAGTGCTGGTTGGCAGTGGCTGAACATGAGACGGTATGTGCCCAGCTGGCCAAGGAGGCCTCCTGAGCTTCTGTGCCAGCaccagtgtggccagcaggaccagggcagtgactgtccctctgtgctgggcactggggcagccacacctcgagtgctgtgtccagttctgggcccatCAATGTAGGaaggacactgaggtgctggagcatgtccagagatgGGACACAACGCCGgtgaaggggctggagcacagtTCTGAAGAGGTGCAGTTGTTTAGCCTGGAATAAAGGAAACTCAGAGGtgtgaccttatcactctgcAGCCACCTGGTGATCGGTCACAGGCTGGACTCGATCATCTCAGAGATCCTTTCCAGCCTATTtgcttctgtgattctatgaaggAACTCGCAGCCGCCGCAGCCTCAGCTCGCCCGGGTATCCCCGGGCCCGCTGTCTGCCCGCGGCGGGGAGGAGAGCgccggcggggccgggatgCTGCAGAGGGAGCGTCCCTGTATTGCAGGGAGATGTAGGGAGCTGTAGTCCCGGATAGGAGGCGGGTCCCTCCcggtgctgcagggagctgtagTCCCGGCTGCGGGCGGCTCCCGGTGCTGTAGGGAGCTGTAGTCCAGATCTCGGTGCTGTAGGGAGCTGTAGTCCCGGTGCTGTAGGGAGCTGTAGTCCAGATCCCGGTGCTGTAGGGAGCTGTAGTCCCGGCAGCCGCCGCCTACAGCTCCCGGCGGGCCGTGCCCTCGCTGCCGCTGGGACGGGCTGAGATGGCGGCGGCGCGGCTGAGCGGCACCGAGCACCGTCTGGTGTCTCTGCCCCTGTCGCGGATCCGTGTCATCATGAAAAGCTCCCCGGAGGTATCCAGCATCAACCAGGACGCGCTGTTCCTCACGGCCAAGGCCACGGTACCGGCtcgccctgccctgccctgccctcggGCCCCCCGCGCCTCCCGTCCCCGGCTGAGGGGCCTCTGCCCTCGGAGCGCTGCCCCGGCTCGGGCCgggctcctgctccccttcTCTGCCCGCATCCCGAGTCTAgactcacagaatggtttgtgctGGGAGAAACTTGAAAGAACATCTCTTTCCAAAGCCGTGCCATGgccagagacaccttccactgtccctggttgctccaagctccGTCCAGCCTCGCCTTGAACActtcctgggatggggcagccacagcttctctgtgcaaccaccctcagagggaagaatttcttcctaatatctgatctaaacctgcTTTCTGTCAGTTTggagccattcccccttgtcttgtcactacatgcccttgtaaatagtctctctccatcttcccTGTAGATTCTCTTCAGGTACTAAAATGTAATGAGTCTCTGCACTGAGGCGCCCATTGTATGTGCAGTTAAATATGGGGCTTCTGCCTTTAGATAGGGATCAATGATATGTTTGAATTCTTAGTCTGACTACtactaatttctgttttcattttttaggAGCTTTTTGTTCAGTATTTGGCTACATACTCCTACAAACAcggcagagggaaggagaagaacGCTCTGACGTACACTGACCTGTCTCATACAGCAGAAGAGTGTGAGACCTTTCAGTTCCTTGCAGGTATTGATAACACAAGGGTAAATCCAGTgtgttttggaaaataaaatcttgctCTTAATGCTCTGTTTTGTGAGGACCCAGTTCTCCTACTGGTCATTGATCTCCTGGTTAGCATTCAGCTGGAACTCATCAACTACTTCcctgaaaacatttctttgtgAATGGGGATTTTTCTGCTGCCTCTAAATTATACAGTTACACTGTATACAGTTCTCAGGATATTGCCTTAAGCATTTCCTAAATTGCAGCAGTTCCATCTGAAAGCTTTCAGCCTGTGGAAGAAGATTATTGCACATCTTTAGGTGAGAAGTTATGTGGACTAAAAATGACACATAGGAATCTATAAGTTATGGTCCCTCTATGCTTCTAGATACACACATTTTTACTGATACTTGGATTTTATATTAATGGCTCATTGTATCTAAGGCAGTTGAGCACTTTGTTTTACATCAAACAGTTTACATCAGCAGACAGTAAAAGTTGCCAGTAATCAGTCATGAAATAGAGTCCTTATCTTTGGTTACTTGTGCCATAAGTGGGTAACTCCCTCCTACTCTTACAGCAGTGTGTGAGTCAGGCTGACTTACCTGGTTATTCACCCAAGGTTTGTTAAAAATaggaatatttctttttgaCTTCATTTCTTCAGTGGTTTGGATACAATAGTATTAACAATGCAATGCAAGTATTGAAATAGATAATAAAAGCAGCAATTCTGCCTTTCAGATATCTTGCCAAAGAAGATCCTAGCTAGCAAATACCTAAAAATGCTTGAAAAAGAGAAGCGAGATGGAGAAGTGAGGGAAGACGATGatgaggctgaggaggaggaggatgaagatgaAGCTGTTGGTGACAGTGTTGGATCTTAAGGCCAATGGAGAATTGTTTCATAGTTGATCCATTTTTCTATTGTATAAAGGATGTTATTTTTGTGACTGAGAATCCAGATGCTGGATGTATTTTTACACTGAGCCATCTGCTTTTGCTTTGAGAAGTTTAGAAATTGAACAATTGAACTTTTTACTCGTTGGAGAATGGAATTCTTCCCTCAGAAACACAGTGGGGTAGGAAGAGACAGTGCAAACCTGACAGCAGAGCTTGGTCAGGTGATTGGAAATGACTTTGTCAGACAATCATTACCCAAATTGAAAATTTCTTACAGACAGCTTTCAGTTCAAAAGCTCCAAAAGTGGACCAAGTCCCTTAAAAAAgtctgtgaaagcagccatgtgggagaggaggagatcCATCCCAAGAGCTAATGGTGGTTCTATAGCTGTGGTGGTAAATGGGGTAGGAAATTATGTAAATGTGTGCATCCAGAACCCTCTTCTTGAATGAACTCCAATTCTGCAGTGTCTCTTGCCAAAATGCACATTGAAGTCTGTTAATTGTGGGTTCTTGAGAAAGAGCAGCTCCTTTACCATGTGAGTGACAGAGATGgatttttcatttggttttggtttgcttttctttttgtactACAGAAATGGCAACCATCCTGTGTGGAACTTTACATGcaactttttaaataaatgttttgtatGAAAACTTGACAATGGATGCAGAAACTTCCTGTAGTTCTTTCCAGTTTCAGTCACACATGTGGTCAGTGTGGCAATgtctgagagagagaagtgacCAAGATCTGTCCCCAGGGGTGAAAAATGCCCCAGGTAAGCATGGAAATGTTAATGGGTGATAAAAACCTCCCACAACAAAAAAGCTGGGcagcaaatcagccaggaatttgTCTCAAGCAACAGCCTAATTTGGAGGGCATGGTAAAGAGTTACCAGAACTGAACAGCTGAACAATTTCTCTTGGGTTGAAGGCACAACCACACTCAGCTTCTCTTAAAACATAGCAGGGAACTCCAGCACATCCACAGTCCAGCACATTCCACATTCTAAGAAAGCTTGGGCAGGTGGGGTCAGGGactggcagagctctgagccaCACCAGAAATGCTCCTGCTGtttgagcagagcagaggatgcTGCACTGTAAGAAACGTTCCTGAAGCTGCCATAAATGAAAATCAGATTGTACCAGGAATTCTGCAGTGAGTGCTGAGTGGAGCTGGATCCCTGGGAAGATTCCCAAGTGGGGAAAGGCAGAACTAAACCATTGTTCCAAGAGCTGGTTtgtgcttttttattattaaaagtGCATGGAGATGGGTGGAAAACTGAGTGTGGAAATCTGGTGGAGGGAGGGGGTGCCAGttttttgggaaagaaaagaagatccACCAGCACAAAATTGCCCAGTGAATCTCTAGCAGAAACAGGGATGAGGGCAACAAGCAAATACCTGAACCATGGATGGGTTACAAGCAAAGAGAGGAACATCCTCAAACAGCCCTCAGGggtctgggcacagccccatccctgcaccatgggagaagggaaaagggacggGGAAAGGGGTGGAAGATGCTCTAATTCCACCTAATTTGTCAGTAAATGATATTTTCCCTCCAGTCACATCTGTTTTGCCCATCACAGCAACTTTTCAGTGACCTTGCTGTCTGTACCTCAACCCTTGAGCTTTTTAATCCTATTTTCCCCCTCTGTGCCAACTGCATCATTTAACAGGAGCTTCCTCAAAAGTGCCCAAGTATCTGGAACTGTTTAAGGTGGTGTGGGATTTTAGGCAATGGATCACAGGCCAAGGGACACTTCTggattaattattattattattattattattattattattattattatacatGTTTGTATCATTTCCCCCCCCACACCACCAGCTTGTgagacccttccccagcccagccaatgCTGCTCAAAGGACACAAAGTTTCCTAAACATGCCAACATGACAAAAGAACTGTGGTTACCAAGTATAAATCACCACATTTCATCCCTCTCAGAAGTTTCCTGTGGGATGATGAACATATTTTCTGAATTCCTGAGCCCAGAATAATGTGCACACCCTTCTGGATTCATTCACCCAGAATCCTCCATGGGAACTTCAGAGCTGCCAAAATTTGCCACAGCCCTCTccaaggccctgcagctgccaaagctCATTGCCATCAAACCAGTGAAGGGTTATTTGTTTTCCCCAAGAGCCTGACCCAGAGCAAAACCTCATCCAATTCAAAGTGGTGTTTcaaaaaacaatggaaaaaataaagggaagagACAGCTCTGACAGTATTTCATATTTACTGAGTAAAAGCAATCTGTGTTTGCAGGGTTGGGCTCCCAAAGGAAGTTCCTTGGCATCCTTGCAATTCTGTTGGATGCTTTATAGTCACCACCAGGTGctacattttcttcatttaaaaattgatCACTGTAGGGATtcactgagaaagaaaaaaataaaaaccaagaatTTGAAGCATGTGGTTTCCAAAATGTTCATCTTCCCAAAAGAATTCCAGGATTACAACTTGGAAGCAGTTAAAGCAGCACGGATTGTGCCTGGCTGGGCACGGGGAGGGTGGAAGCACAGGGAAAcatccaaacacaaacaaggggAGAAATGCAAGGGGGAGCAATGGACCAGAGATTTTGGCAGTCTCACAGTGCACAAGTAACTGCAGAAAATGCccaaaaattaaatgaaaagacATCACACAATATCTTGTAAAGAtgaggaattttattttattgacatACTATGAGGCAAAACAAAATCAACACCATACAAAATAACTTTATAAAATATCATTCACATCATTATTTTGTCAGGAATTACAGCATTCTGAGCTTGTTACAAGTCTTATGTTTTGAGGTGAAAAACACTATGCTAAATCTTTAGTATTAGTTGTATATATACAGTAAGAAACCAGAACAGAACCTGTTAGGTTTTTCATGAGTTTATTGCAAAAGTAGTGCAAACTATTTTACCTTGCAAGCTGTAAAACAAACTTGGAAAAGGACCCACCTAAGCTTAAAAACATGACAATAAATGCTCAATTTCACAGCCTTTGAAGCTTCCTTCAAAAGTTCCCAACAAAAATTCCCCATCTCTGCACATTTTTAGATTTTCACCGACTCAGAAATGAAGGAGTCGAGGGTGGACCTGCAGTagggagcaggcagagagcaggagggTCCTGCTCCAATGTGGGGCACTGCTCTTACCCATGGATTTGGGGAATCACCCCCAAAACACTCACCAGTGGGGCAGGTTTGGTCACTGTGTGCCCCCATTAATCAACTGCCCCTTTCCACACTCGTATTTGAGAAAAGATTCAAGAAAGCAGAACGagccaaaaaacccccacaaaccaTAATTAAGAATTAGGAACAAGTATTGTCTGTTTTAGGAATATAGtatcct
Protein-coding sequences here:
- the CHRAC1 gene encoding chromatin accessibility complex protein 1 isoform X2, with translation MAAARLSGTEHRLVSLPLSRIRVIMKSSPEELFVQYLATYSYKHGRGKEKNALTYTDLSHTAEECETFQFLADILPKKILASKYLKMLEKEKRDGEVREDDDEAEEEEDEDEAVGDSVGS
- the CHRAC1 gene encoding chromatin accessibility complex protein 1 isoform X1 — translated: MAAARLSGTEHRLVSLPLSRIRVIMKSSPEVSSINQDALFLTAKATELFVQYLATYSYKHGRGKEKNALTYTDLSHTAEECETFQFLADILPKKILASKYLKMLEKEKRDGEVREDDDEAEEEEDEDEAVGDSVGS